One genomic segment of Streptomyces sp. NBC_00239 includes these proteins:
- a CDS encoding 3-hydroxyacyl-CoA dehydrogenase family protein: MDRQSTPPSPLATIAVVGLGTMGTGIAEVLATAGREVIGIDISEAAAGRAVTALEAATARSVTRERLTEQERQDVLSRFRAFTDLQAAAHADLVIEVVPEDYALKQQVFAALDAIVRPDTILATGTNALSVTRLAAESQHPERVVGLHFFNPVPAMKLVEVVSSVLTAPPVVEAVTGLARELGKEPVAAGDRPGFVADGLLFGYLNQAAAMFESKYASREDIDAAMRLGCGLPMGPLALLDLIGVDTARTVLEAMYAASGDRLHAPAPVLGHLAEAGLTGRKAGRGFYTYEAPGSPVVVRDAQTPSADADGAAARPVTSVGVAGSGTMASGIAQVFAQAGFEVVLAARSQEKADAAKAAIGKSLARAVDRGRLTGQARDETLARISPAGSLEAFAGVDLAVEAVAEDLAVKQELFAALDKICKPGAVLATTTSSLPVIACARATSRPQDVIGMHFFNPAPAMKLVEVVRTVLTGDNVHATVRAVCAKVRKHAVDCGDRAGFIVNALLFPYLNNAIKMVEEHYASLDEIDAAMKLGAGYPMGPFELLDVVGLDVSLAIEKVLHKEFRDPGLAPSPLLEHLVAAGCLGRKTGRGFREYARR; encoded by the coding sequence ATGGACCGTCAGTCCACTCCGCCCAGTCCGCTCGCCACCATCGCCGTCGTCGGCCTCGGCACGATGGGCACCGGCATCGCCGAGGTGCTCGCCACGGCCGGCCGCGAGGTCATCGGCATCGACATCAGCGAGGCCGCCGCCGGCCGGGCCGTCACCGCGCTGGAGGCCGCGACCGCCCGTTCCGTGACCCGGGAGCGCCTCACCGAGCAGGAGCGCCAGGACGTCCTGTCCCGCTTCCGCGCCTTCACCGACCTGCAGGCCGCCGCGCACGCGGACCTCGTCATCGAGGTGGTGCCGGAGGACTACGCGCTCAAGCAGCAGGTCTTCGCCGCACTCGACGCGATCGTGCGCCCCGACACCATCCTGGCGACGGGCACCAACGCGCTGTCCGTGACCCGGCTCGCCGCCGAGTCGCAGCACCCGGAGCGGGTCGTCGGCCTGCACTTCTTCAACCCCGTGCCGGCCATGAAGCTGGTCGAGGTGGTCTCCTCGGTGCTCACCGCGCCGCCGGTCGTCGAGGCCGTCACGGGGCTGGCCCGCGAGCTCGGCAAGGAGCCCGTCGCCGCCGGCGACCGGCCCGGTTTCGTCGCCGACGGCCTGCTCTTCGGCTACCTCAACCAGGCCGCCGCGATGTTCGAGTCGAAGTACGCCTCCCGCGAGGACATCGACGCGGCGATGCGGCTGGGCTGCGGCCTGCCGATGGGCCCGCTCGCGCTGCTCGACCTGATCGGCGTGGACACCGCCCGTACGGTCCTGGAGGCCATGTACGCGGCCTCCGGCGACCGGCTGCACGCCCCGGCGCCGGTCCTCGGACACCTCGCCGAGGCGGGACTGACCGGCCGCAAGGCCGGGCGCGGCTTCTACACGTACGAGGCTCCGGGCAGCCCGGTCGTGGTGCGGGACGCCCAGACCCCGTCGGCGGACGCGGACGGCGCCGCGGCCCGCCCCGTCACCTCGGTGGGCGTGGCCGGCTCCGGCACCATGGCGAGCGGTATCGCGCAGGTCTTCGCCCAGGCCGGGTTCGAGGTCGTGCTGGCGGCCCGCAGCCAGGAGAAGGCGGACGCGGCGAAGGCCGCGATCGGCAAGTCCCTGGCCCGTGCGGTGGACCGGGGCCGGCTGACCGGGCAGGCCCGCGACGAGACGCTGGCCCGGATCAGCCCGGCCGGTTCGCTGGAGGCCTTCGCCGGGGTGGACCTGGCCGTGGAGGCGGTCGCCGAGGACCTCGCGGTCAAGCAGGAGCTGTTCGCGGCCCTCGACAAGATCTGCAAGCCGGGTGCGGTGCTCGCCACGACCACCTCCTCGCTGCCCGTGATCGCCTGCGCCCGCGCCACCTCGCGCCCGCAGGACGTGATCGGCATGCACTTCTTCAACCCGGCGCCGGCGATGAAGCTGGTCGAGGTGGTCCGTACCGTCCTGACCGGCGACAACGTGCACGCCACCGTCCGCGCGGTCTGCGCGAAGGTCCGCAAGCACGCGGTGGACTGCGGGGACCGGGCCGGCTTCATCGTGAACGCGCTGCTGTTCCCGTACCTCAACAACGCGATCAAGATGGTCGAGGAGCACTACGCGAGCCTCGACGAGATCGACGCCGCGATGAAGCTCGGCGCCGGGTACCCGATGGGCCCGTTCGAGCTCCTGGACGTGGTCGGCCTCGATGTCTCCCTCGCCATCGAGAAGGTGCTCCACAAGGAGTTCCGCGACCCGGGCCTGGCGCCCTCCCCGCTGCTGGAGCACCTGGTGGCGGCGGGCTGCCTGGGCCGGAAGACCGGCCGCGGATTCCGTGAGTACGCCCGGCGCTGA
- a CDS encoding HEAT repeat domain-containing protein has protein sequence MDEQLAVLAGRVRAEAAREGPAAAAHCDHLLGPAGPGELADALTAPGEPLWARETAAFRLGCAGDRRAFESLVLFLNHRDPPRCESAAHALARLGDPRTARAAAALATNALRTAYALHPVRLLAELRAPESAPVLIATLNRLLTPQQPYWRVALACVEGLGSLSDPRAREALTAAQSHPRLAVAATAALRGLP, from the coding sequence GTGGACGAGCAACTGGCGGTGCTGGCGGGGCGGGTACGGGCCGAGGCGGCACGCGAGGGGCCGGCGGCGGCCGCGCACTGCGACCACCTGCTCGGGCCGGCCGGACCCGGCGAACTGGCGGACGCGCTGACCGCCCCGGGGGAGCCCCTGTGGGCGCGGGAGACCGCCGCCTTCCGGCTCGGCTGCGCCGGCGACCGGCGCGCCTTCGAGTCCCTCGTCCTCTTCCTGAACCACCGCGACCCGCCGCGGTGCGAGTCCGCCGCCCACGCGCTGGCCCGGCTCGGCGACCCGCGCACGGCCCGGGCGGCCGCCGCCCTCGCGACCAACGCGCTGCGCACCGCCTACGCCCTGCACCCCGTACGGCTGCTCGCCGAGCTCCGCGCCCCCGAGTCGGCGCCGGTCCTCATCGCGACCCTGAACCGGCTGCTGACCCCGCAGCAGCCGTACTGGCGGGTGGCGCTGGCCTGCGTGGAGGGCCTCGGGTCGCTCTCCGACCCGCGCGCCCGCGAGGCCCTCACCGCCGCCCAGTCCCACCCCCGCCTCGCGGTGGCCGCCACCGCGGCCCTGCGCGGACTGCCGTGA
- a CDS encoding alpha/beta hydrolase, whose product MKKRAAVLLSIATVVAGTLASPSAGAAGTAGPGKAAPLAWQKCATARFPTLQCGTLRVPLDHAEPGGRQITLALTRVPHTAARSQGPLLVNPGGPGGSGRSLAGFVASTLPAKVAAQYDVIGFDPRGVGKSEPALNCGKGHFTPVRPDSVAHTWEEEQANLDRARGFAESCATLHGDVLPHVGTVSAVRDLDLIRQALGAPQVSYFGYSYGTYLGAVYAKLFPQRVKRLVLDSVVDPGGVWYEDNLTQDLAFDARHKAFMAWVAKYDDTYRLGGDPEEVERAWYRMRESLRDRPAGEKVGPAELEDTYLPGGYYNGYWPQLAEAFAAYVGKEDTKPLVAAYERFGAVDPAAGNSYSVYSAVQCRDAGWPRDWNTWRRDMWTTHAKAPFMTWNNAWYNAPCAFWKTEPLQAPDVTNTQAPPALLFQATEDAATPYEGARAMQEKLAGSALVVEEGGGNHGISLSGNKCLDRHLTDYLTSGTLPAGGTAACPAQPEPKPVPAARVAAPSAGGAALHGLLGFRS is encoded by the coding sequence ATGAAGAAGCGCGCAGCAGTTCTGTTGTCGATCGCGACGGTGGTGGCGGGGACGCTCGCGTCCCCATCCGCCGGTGCGGCCGGCACGGCCGGACCCGGGAAAGCGGCTCCGCTCGCCTGGCAGAAGTGCGCGACGGCCCGGTTCCCCACCCTCCAGTGCGGCACGCTGCGGGTGCCGCTGGACCACGCGGAGCCCGGCGGCCGGCAGATCACCCTGGCGCTGACCCGGGTCCCCCACACGGCGGCCCGCTCGCAGGGCCCGCTGTTGGTCAATCCGGGCGGCCCCGGCGGCAGCGGCCGCAGCCTGGCCGGCTTCGTGGCCTCGACCCTGCCCGCCAAGGTGGCGGCGCAGTACGACGTGATCGGCTTCGACCCGCGCGGGGTGGGCAAGAGCGAGCCGGCGCTCAACTGCGGGAAGGGCCACTTCACGCCGGTCCGGCCGGACTCGGTGGCGCACACCTGGGAGGAGGAGCAGGCCAACCTCGACCGGGCGCGCGGCTTCGCGGAGAGCTGCGCCACCCTGCACGGGGACGTGCTGCCGCACGTGGGGACGGTCAGCGCGGTCCGCGACCTCGACCTGATCCGGCAGGCCCTCGGCGCCCCGCAGGTCAGCTACTTCGGCTACTCGTACGGGACCTACCTGGGCGCGGTGTACGCGAAGCTGTTCCCGCAGCGGGTGAAGCGGCTGGTGCTGGACTCGGTGGTCGACCCGGGCGGGGTCTGGTACGAGGACAACCTGACGCAGGACCTGGCCTTCGACGCCCGCCACAAGGCGTTCATGGCGTGGGTCGCGAAGTACGACGACACCTACCGGCTGGGCGGCGACCCGGAGGAGGTCGAGCGGGCCTGGTACCGCATGCGGGAGTCGCTGCGGGACCGGCCCGCGGGCGAGAAGGTGGGCCCGGCCGAGCTGGAGGACACGTACCTGCCGGGCGGCTACTACAACGGCTACTGGCCGCAGCTGGCCGAGGCGTTCGCCGCGTACGTGGGGAAGGAGGACACCAAGCCGCTGGTGGCCGCGTACGAGCGGTTCGGCGCGGTGGACCCGGCGGCGGGCAACAGCTACAGCGTGTACAGCGCCGTGCAGTGCCGTGACGCGGGGTGGCCGCGGGACTGGAACACCTGGCGCCGGGACATGTGGACCACCCACGCCAAGGCGCCGTTCATGACGTGGAACAACGCCTGGTACAACGCGCCGTGCGCGTTCTGGAAGACCGAACCGCTGCAGGCGCCGGACGTGACGAACACTCAGGCGCCGCCCGCCCTGCTGTTCCAGGCGACGGAGGACGCGGCGACCCCGTACGAGGGCGCGCGGGCGATGCAGGAGAAGCTGGCGGGGTCGGCGCTCGTGGTCGAGGAGGGCGGCGGCAACCACGGCATCTCGCTGAGCGGCAACAAGTGCCTGGACCGCCACCTGACGGACTATCTGACGTCGGGCACCCTGCCGGCCGGCGGCACGGCGGCCTGCCCGGCCCAGCCGGAACCCAAGCCGGTCCCGGCCGCCCGCGTGGCCGCGCCGTCCGCGGGCGGCGCGGCCCTGCACGGCCTGCTGGGCTTCCGCTCGTAG